A single genomic interval of Pyruvatibacter sp. HU-CL02332 harbors:
- a CDS encoding P-II family nitrogen regulator, which translates to MKLVMAVIKPFKLDEVREALTSLGVQGLTVTEVKGFGRQKGHTEVYRGAEYAVSFLPKLKIEVVIKDEQVEQVVESIASNAKTGQIGDGKIFVYPIDQVMRIRTGETDGDAL; encoded by the coding sequence ATGAAACTGGTAATGGCAGTCATAAAGCCGTTCAAACTGGACGAAGTCCGCGAGGCACTGACCTCGCTGGGCGTTCAGGGTTTGACGGTGACGGAAGTAAAAGGCTTCGGACGGCAGAAAGGCCATACCGAAGTCTACCGCGGCGCTGAATACGCCGTGAGCTTCCTGCCCAAACTTAAAATCGAAGTCGTGATCAAAGACGAACAGGTCGAACAGGTTGTTGAAAGCATCGCTTCCAACGCCAAGACCGGTCAGATCGGCGACGGCAAAATCTTCGTGTACCCGATCGATCAAGTCATGCGTATCCGCACCGGCGAGACCGACGGCGACGCGCTCTAA
- a CDS encoding ammonium transporter: MLVDPALAQEEAPPSTSPEEAYFVFNTLLFLIGGFLVMWMAAGFAMLEAGLVRSKNVAMQCTKNIALFSIAGLMYWLVGYNLMYDGVDGGYLGSFTWFAHPEHGAEDLTYAAGTSDWFFQMVFCATTASIVSGTVAERIKLWPFLIFVAILTGFIYPIQASWQWGGGWLSEAGFSDFAGSTLVHSTGGWAALVGAIILGARSGKYGPDGQINAIPGSSLPLATLGTFILWLGWFGFNGGSQLALGTLGDASDVSRIFANTNIAAAAGCVVAMVLTQVIYKKVDLTMALNGALAGLVSITAEPLTPTFASASLIGGAGGIIVVLTVPLLDRLHIDDVVGAIPVHLFAGIWGTMAVPLTNGDTNFAAQFIGVASIGAFVVVASLLFWLILRFTIGIRASAEEEMEGLDRSELGLEAYPEFGRGSQTI, translated from the coding sequence ATGCTGGTAGACCCAGCACTCGCACAGGAAGAGGCACCGCCCTCGACCTCGCCTGAAGAAGCCTATTTCGTATTCAACACTTTGCTCTTCCTCATCGGCGGCTTCCTCGTCATGTGGATGGCAGCTGGCTTTGCCATGCTGGAAGCAGGCCTTGTGCGTTCCAAGAACGTGGCCATGCAGTGCACCAAGAACATCGCGTTGTTCTCAATCGCCGGTCTCATGTACTGGCTGGTTGGCTACAACCTGATGTATGACGGCGTCGATGGTGGGTACCTCGGCTCCTTCACCTGGTTCGCTCACCCTGAGCACGGTGCTGAAGATCTGACCTATGCCGCTGGCACATCTGACTGGTTCTTCCAGATGGTGTTCTGCGCAACCACCGCGTCCATCGTGTCCGGCACGGTTGCTGAGCGCATCAAGCTGTGGCCGTTCCTGATCTTCGTTGCCATCCTGACCGGCTTCATCTACCCGATCCAGGCTTCCTGGCAGTGGGGCGGCGGCTGGCTCTCAGAAGCTGGCTTCTCCGACTTTGCTGGTTCTACCCTCGTGCACTCCACGGGTGGCTGGGCAGCTCTTGTTGGTGCCATCATCCTTGGTGCCCGCTCAGGCAAGTACGGTCCTGATGGCCAGATCAATGCGATCCCCGGCTCATCACTGCCACTCGCCACGCTGGGTACGTTCATCCTGTGGCTCGGCTGGTTCGGCTTCAACGGTGGTTCACAGCTTGCCCTTGGTACGCTGGGTGACGCCTCTGACGTGAGCCGCATCTTTGCCAACACCAACATTGCCGCTGCTGCTGGCTGTGTTGTGGCAATGGTCCTGACCCAGGTCATCTACAAGAAGGTCGACCTGACCATGGCACTGAACGGCGCACTTGCCGGTCTCGTGTCCATCACCGCAGAACCGCTGACGCCAACCTTCGCGTCTGCTTCTCTGATCGGTGGCGCAGGTGGCATCATCGTGGTTCTCACGGTGCCACTTCTTGACCGTCTTCACATCGACGATGTTGTCGGTGCCATCCCGGTTCACCTGTTCGCAGGCATCTGGGGCACCATGGCAGTTCCGCTCACCAACGGTGACACGAACTTCGCTGCACAGTTCATCGGTGTGGCATCCATCGGCGCCTTCGTGGTGGTGGCCAGCCTGCTGTTCTGGCTGATCCTCCGCTTCACGATCGGCATCCGGGCATCTGCTGAGGAAGAGATGGAGGGTCTCGACCGCTCCGAACTCGGCCTCGAAGCCTACCCGGAATTTGGTCGCGGTTCGCAGACCATCTAA
- a CDS encoding ammonium transporter, whose protein sequence is MGDLDPATVSTVLTGADVFFVLIGAILVFAMHGGFAFLEVGTVRRKNQVNALVKILVDFSISTIVYFFIGYMVAYGTTFFMSAAILSGSAPGPDGVAFAGSGLDLVKFFFLATFAAAIPAIISGGIAERAKFWPQAMATAVIVGLIYPFFEGMVWGGNYGLQDFMEANFGAQFHDFAGSVVVHAVGGWLALGAVLVLGPRLGRYKPSQSSAQGIPPSNIPWLAMGSWMLCIGWFGFNVMTAGSLEGVSGLVALNSLMAMVGGVMAALIAGRNDPGFVHNGALAGLVAVCAGSDVMHPIGSLITGGVAGALFVITFQLAQNRWKIDDVLGVWPLHGLCGAWGGIACGIFGLEALGGLGGVTLAAQFVGTVIGAGYALVLGYALYGALNATVGIRMSPEDEERGADLSIHSISAYPEEDLTSRS, encoded by the coding sequence ATGGGAGATCTGGACCCGGCCACCGTTTCAACGGTGCTGACCGGTGCTGACGTATTCTTTGTACTGATCGGCGCTATTCTGGTTTTTGCAATGCACGGGGGCTTCGCATTTCTTGAAGTCGGTACCGTTCGCCGCAAAAACCAGGTGAATGCACTTGTGAAGATCCTCGTGGACTTCTCAATTTCCACCATCGTCTACTTCTTCATCGGCTACATGGTCGCCTACGGCACGACATTCTTCATGTCAGCAGCCATTCTGTCGGGCAGTGCGCCTGGACCAGATGGCGTGGCCTTTGCCGGTTCCGGCCTCGACCTGGTGAAGTTCTTCTTCCTCGCAACATTTGCGGCGGCCATTCCGGCCATCATTTCAGGCGGTATTGCCGAGCGCGCAAAGTTCTGGCCACAGGCCATGGCCACCGCGGTCATCGTCGGTCTGATCTATCCCTTCTTTGAAGGCATGGTCTGGGGCGGCAATTACGGCCTGCAGGATTTCATGGAAGCCAACTTCGGCGCACAGTTCCATGACTTTGCAGGCTCTGTCGTTGTCCACGCCGTTGGCGGTTGGCTGGCTCTGGGCGCAGTGCTTGTGCTCGGCCCCCGCCTTGGCCGCTACAAGCCGAGTCAATCATCAGCACAGGGCATTCCGCCTTCCAACATCCCCTGGCTCGCCATGGGCTCATGGATGCTCTGCATCGGTTGGTTCGGCTTCAACGTCATGACGGCAGGTTCCCTTGAAGGTGTGTCCGGCCTCGTTGCCCTCAACTCCCTCATGGCAATGGTCGGTGGCGTTATGGCAGCTCTCATTGCTGGCCGAAACGACCCGGGCTTTGTTCACAACGGTGCGCTTGCAGGCCTTGTTGCCGTGTGTGCCGGCTCAGATGTGATGCACCCGATCGGCTCACTCATCACCGGCGGTGTTGCCGGTGCGCTGTTCGTTATCACGTTCCAGCTGGCTCAGAACCGCTGGAAGATTGATGACGTACTGGGTGTATGGCCGCTGCACGGTCTGTGCGGCGCCTGGGGCGGTATCGCCTGTGGCATCTTCGGCCTTGAAGCTTTGGGCGGACTTGGCGGCGTAACCCTGGCCGCACAATTTGTCGGAACGGTCATCGGCGCAGGCTATGCACTGGTCCTTGGCTACGCTCTTTACGGTGCACTCAATGCCACTGTCGGCATCCGCATGTCACCGGAAGACGAAGAGCGTGGCGCGGATCTGTCGATCCACTCCATCTCTGCCTATCCAGAAGAGGACCTGACTTCCCGCTCCTAA
- a CDS encoding aminotransferase class I/II-fold pyridoxal phosphate-dependent enzyme — translation MKTLNTQTREAPDLSDTPTYLTRFDGMPESPFARLRALLDGVEAGGPTINLSLGEPRHPQPDFVMPALTAASAGFGKYPPALGTPEFRAACAGWLERRYGLEGVIEANAMVLPANGTREALFNIGQVIAPAHKTSGQTSGRPAFLLPNPFYQCYAAAALGAGAEPVYLNTTIETGHLPDLDALSDEELDRAAALYICSPANPQGAAADTAYWVKLITLARAHNITIVADECYADIYTGTPPTGILEAAHKSGLGFANIITFHSLSKRNNLPGLRSGFSAGDPDLTSAFAKFRNLAAPQVPLPVMAVSIAAWNDDADAAANRALYDAKFSTAERIIGNRFGFKRPDGGFFLWLDMAEVGGGEKAALALWQEAGIRVLPGGYLSRDTKDGNPGTNYIRIALVGDEDETARALTRMTEIF, via the coding sequence ATGAAAACGCTTAACACCCAGACGCGGGAAGCCCCGGATTTGTCAGATACGCCCACCTATCTCACCCGTTTTGACGGCATGCCGGAATCGCCCTTTGCGCGGTTGCGGGCCCTTCTGGACGGCGTTGAGGCCGGTGGCCCGACCATAAATCTGTCCCTCGGCGAACCCCGTCACCCCCAGCCTGATTTTGTGATGCCGGCTTTGACCGCAGCATCCGCAGGGTTTGGAAAATACCCCCCTGCCCTTGGCACGCCTGAATTTAGGGCAGCCTGTGCGGGCTGGCTTGAACGCCGCTACGGCCTTGAAGGCGTCATTGAGGCGAACGCCATGGTGCTGCCCGCAAACGGCACCCGCGAGGCCCTGTTCAATATCGGGCAGGTGATTGCGCCGGCACACAAGACCAGCGGCCAGACATCTGGGCGGCCGGCATTCCTCCTGCCCAACCCGTTTTATCAATGCTATGCAGCCGCCGCGCTGGGCGCAGGCGCTGAGCCGGTCTATCTCAACACCACCATCGAGACCGGTCACCTGCCTGACCTCGACGCCCTGTCAGATGAAGAGCTGGACCGCGCAGCAGCGCTTTACATCTGCTCCCCTGCCAATCCGCAGGGAGCTGCCGCCGACACAGCCTATTGGGTCAAGCTCATCACCCTGGCGCGCGCGCACAACATCACGATTGTTGCGGACGAGTGCTACGCGGACATCTACACGGGCACGCCACCAACAGGCATTCTCGAAGCAGCTCACAAATCCGGGCTTGGTTTCGCCAACATCATCACCTTCCACTCCCTGTCCAAGCGCAACAATCTGCCCGGTCTACGCTCGGGGTTCTCGGCAGGTGATCCTGACCTGACATCCGCCTTTGCCAAATTCCGAAATCTTGCAGCGCCGCAAGTGCCGCTCCCGGTTATGGCAGTGAGCATTGCCGCGTGGAACGATGACGCAGACGCTGCAGCCAACCGCGCGCTGTATGACGCCAAGTTTTCAACCGCAGAACGTATCATCGGCAATCGCTTCGGCTTCAAACGGCCAGATGGCGGCTTCTTCCTGTGGCTAGATATGGCCGAAGTGGGTGGCGGCGAGAAGGCTGCCCTGGCCCTGTGGCAGGAAGCAGGTATTCGCGTGCTGCCCGGCGGCTATCTGTCTCGTGACACCAAAGATGGTAATCCGGGTACGAACTATATTCGCATCGCCCTCGTCGGCGATGAAGACGAGACGGCCCGCGCCCTAACCCGAATGACGGAGATCTTTTAG
- a CDS encoding DNA translocase FtsK 4TM domain-containing protein: MRLAVSLSSTLSAAINVVPLSVREFLRDRTNELMGIAALFAAAWTAIALATWSPRDPSLNHATAAEPQNWLGADGAIAADLIIQSVGVAAALPVLILAVWGTRLLIHLEIEHVGLRLLAVLGATVGFAFAAALFSLSVLPGAGGSVGAILLNATIAITGDIVAPVIALLAGGVAVMLAGWAMPVSVDQVARSAPWLVDFVRECAWRARPVTQALSRMSVAAAGLLIAPFRRREADEDDASSTRREPVFGQRHRDEVMAARAPVGIAGPEENPAPAKRVTRISKPVRESKRSAAERQPTLNLIPNEDYELPPLSLLTPPKARQGEVISDEALQQNARILEGVLEDFGIRGEIIEVRPGPVVTMYELQPAPGIKSSRVIGLADDIARSMSAVSARVAVVPGRNVIGIELPNAKRETVYLRELLASADYEATATHLGLALGKDISGEPVIRDLARMPHLLIAGTTGSGKSVGINTMILSLLYRLPPDQCKLILIDPKMLELSVYDGIPHLLSPVVTDPKKAVVALKWVVREMEDRYKTMAKLGVRNIEGYNTRVAEALDNEEMLSRTVQTGFDPETGSPVYEDEEMEPTPMPFIVVVVDEMADLMMVAGKEIEGAVQRLAQMARAAGIHMITATQRPSVDVITGTIKANFPTRISFQVTSKIDSRTILGEQGAEQLLGQGDMLYMAGGGRIRRVHGPFVSDEEVEQVVRHLKQQGAPQYLEQITAEPEDGGESLFGTGVEDGSGDELYDKAIAIVAQDKRASTSYIQRKLQIGYNRAARLIERMEEEGIVSAANHAGKREVLIGEIGSGDHAY, from the coding sequence ATGCGTCTTGCAGTCTCCCTCTCCTCAACACTGTCTGCCGCCATAAACGTGGTGCCCCTGTCGGTGCGCGAATTCCTGCGGGACCGGACAAACGAACTGATGGGCATCGCGGCGCTCTTCGCGGCAGCCTGGACGGCGATTGCCCTCGCCACCTGGAGCCCGCGTGATCCAAGCCTCAATCACGCCACCGCAGCCGAGCCTCAAAACTGGCTGGGTGCAGATGGCGCTATCGCCGCTGACCTGATCATTCAATCGGTCGGTGTGGCTGCAGCGCTTCCGGTTCTTATCCTCGCCGTGTGGGGAACGCGGCTTCTCATTCACCTTGAAATCGAGCACGTCGGCCTTCGCCTGCTGGCAGTGCTGGGCGCAACTGTCGGCTTTGCCTTTGCCGCAGCCCTGTTCAGCCTGTCAGTCCTGCCCGGTGCCGGCGGGTCGGTTGGTGCCATCCTTCTCAACGCGACAATCGCCATCACCGGTGACATTGTCGCCCCCGTCATTGCACTGCTCGCTGGCGGGGTAGCCGTCATGCTGGCCGGCTGGGCCATGCCGGTGTCGGTTGATCAGGTCGCCCGCTCCGCGCCGTGGCTCGTAGATTTTGTCCGCGAATGCGCATGGCGCGCCCGCCCGGTGACACAGGCACTCTCACGCATGTCTGTCGCTGCCGCAGGACTCCTCATTGCACCCTTCAGACGCCGCGAGGCTGATGAAGACGATGCTTCCAGCACCCGACGCGAGCCGGTCTTTGGACAGCGCCACCGTGATGAGGTCATGGCCGCCCGCGCCCCCGTCGGCATCGCAGGCCCGGAGGAAAACCCGGCTCCTGCCAAGCGTGTTACCCGTATCTCCAAGCCGGTGCGCGAAAGCAAACGCTCTGCGGCCGAGCGCCAGCCAACCCTCAATCTCATTCCCAATGAGGACTATGAGCTTCCACCCCTCTCTTTGCTCACGCCCCCCAAGGCACGACAGGGAGAAGTGATTTCCGACGAAGCCCTGCAGCAAAACGCCCGCATCCTTGAAGGCGTGCTGGAAGATTTTGGCATTCGCGGTGAGATCATCGAAGTGCGCCCCGGCCCGGTTGTCACCATGTATGAGCTGCAGCCTGCACCGGGCATCAAATCCAGCCGCGTCATCGGCCTGGCAGATGACATTGCGCGCTCCATGAGTGCCGTCTCTGCCCGTGTTGCCGTTGTGCCCGGACGCAACGTCATCGGCATTGAGCTGCCGAACGCCAAACGTGAAACGGTCTATCTGCGCGAACTGCTGGCATCTGCGGACTATGAAGCCACCGCGACCCATCTGGGGCTGGCGCTTGGCAAGGATATATCCGGCGAGCCCGTAATCCGGGACCTGGCCCGCATGCCGCATCTGTTGATCGCAGGCACCACCGGCTCGGGTAAGTCGGTGGGCATCAACACCATGATCCTGTCGCTGCTCTATCGGTTGCCGCCGGACCAGTGCAAGCTCATTCTCATTGACCCCAAGATGCTGGAATTGTCCGTATACGATGGAATTCCACACCTGCTGTCACCGGTTGTGACTGACCCCAAGAAGGCTGTCGTCGCGCTCAAATGGGTCGTGCGGGAAATGGAAGACCGCTACAAGACCATGGCCAAGCTCGGTGTGCGCAACATTGAGGGTTACAACACACGCGTGGCCGAAGCCCTCGACAACGAAGAGATGCTCTCGCGCACGGTGCAAACAGGCTTTGACCCGGAAACCGGATCGCCCGTCTATGAGGACGAGGAGATGGAGCCAACGCCCATGCCGTTCATCGTCGTCGTGGTCGATGAAATGGCCGACCTGATGATGGTCGCCGGCAAGGAAATCGAAGGCGCGGTGCAACGGCTTGCGCAGATGGCGCGTGCGGCCGGCATCCACATGATCACGGCCACGCAGCGTCCGTCTGTTGATGTCATCACTGGCACCATCAAGGCCAACTTCCCGACCCGCATTTCGTTCCAGGTCACATCCAAGATCGATAGCCGGACAATTCTCGGCGAGCAGGGTGCCGAACAACTGCTGGGTCAGGGCGACATGCTCTACATGGCAGGTGGTGGTCGCATCCGGCGCGTGCACGGTCCGTTTGTGTCGGACGAAGAAGTCGAACAGGTCGTGCGTCACCTCAAGCAGCAGGGCGCGCCACAATATCTCGAGCAGATCACTGCGGAACCCGAAGACGGCGGCGAAAGCCTGTTCGGCACCGGGGTGGAAGATGGCTCCGGTGACGAGCTGTACGACAAGGCCATCGCCATCGTGGCGCAGGACAAGCGCGCGTCCACCAGCTACATCCAGCGCAAGCTGCAGATCGGCTACAACCGGGCCGCCCGCCTGATTGAGCGCATGGAAGAAGAAGGCATCGTCTCCGCTGCCAATCACGCCGGCAAACGCGAAGTGCTGATCGGCGAAATCGGGTCTGGCGACCACGCATACTAG